One window of Dermacentor albipictus isolate Rhodes 1998 colony chromosome 9, USDA_Dalb.pri_finalv2, whole genome shotgun sequence genomic DNA carries:
- the LOC135908918 gene encoding polycystin family receptor for egg jelly-like yields the protein MDDYASAFSKLTSIESNWRIADLTATIGAELIDGLTALLDLKAPTPQELPVEVPGDFHPDSECGTVAKLVHSVARVAAGVSRVVDTEQNDAKINARDYEVWIRESQRRGFLGTSGGSRVRVEGSVDAQTAIVFPSNPFRCHETAKLINTQVVGVEAARGPAETPFSVRVPTESYLKRPTPLDWDGHAGTYETSFSNVSMHVINVTEAGVFLKIDVFTFDAQTRFITAVVSGRRPSRLDFLEQNRFHLASNVPHENRIEFVQKPALVTVAVIPLTNSAKARLLDPYRRRGDENGSATYTMKSHFYSCLFWNNTEQAYSSSGCRVLADSDEQFVHCACEHNSIFAGGLFIAPHPIDFTDLGFLLLTMSSNVVMTVIISAVWLVYLLVMVWAAKQDALDEGAAGIEYLAENEQDDAFGYLVSVYTWFLKGSGTTSRVLLVVHGSDDESREVVLRDGARNPLALQAGGRDWYFLSHPSSLGDVEVISLTLELKGYESSWHLSTVVVRDLQTASQVVFIVDDVLTPDAYKGASTFTLHVADEGSLRNPWRIFTARIIRYFREEHLIFSIFSRLPTSNFTRKQRASLALLLVTTGMMVSLMFYGLDADEEEYFNWRIFYTLLELPTRRELVIALQSTILVTPFAFLVVFLLEKSRPLAFRRKPTVPKVYVEDVVEDWVHDTDTSTNSAKTGKVPRERLTSNVQLPLFPTWVSVFAWLLCLSASLVASVLVILYGLTYGYRRSLSWVRCNFINMLLGEFVVSPLKILCLSAVMACVLKAPVEMENIPVRFIE from the exons ATGGATGACTATGCCAGTGCCTTCTCCAAGCTGACTTCAATTGAGAGCAACTGGAGGATCGCGGACCTAACTGCCACCATTGGGGCAGAACTTATTGATGGACTGACCGCACTGCTTGACCTCAAGGCCCCTACCCCTCAGGAACTACCAGTAGAAGTACCAGGCGATTTTCAT ccCGATTCCGAGTGCGGAACTGTGGCGAAGCTGGTTCACAGTGTGGCCCGAGTAGCCGCGGGTGTGTCACGCGTGGTGGACACCGAGCAGAACGACGCGAAAATCAACGCCAGGGACTACGAAGTGTGGATTCGAGAGTCTCAAAGGCGAGGCTTCCTCGGCACATCCGGCGGCAGCAGGGTTCGCGTCGAAGGCAGCGTCGACGCGCAAACGGCCATAGTGTTCCCGTCTAATCCATTTCGATGTCACGAGACGGCAAAGCTGATAAACACCCAGGTTGTAGGCGTCGAGGCGGCACGAGGCCCCGCAGAAACTCCCTTCAGCGTCCGTGTTCCTACGGAGAGCTACTTGAAAAGGCCAACACCACTCGACTGGGACGGACACGCGGGCACCTACGAAACATCGTTCTCAAACGTTTCCATGCACGTGATTAACGTGACCGAAGCAGGCGTGTTCTTGAAGATCGACGTGTTCACCTTCGACGCCCAAACAAGATTTATAACCGCCGTCGTCTCTGGTCGACGTCCATCCAGGTTGGACTTCCTCGAGCAGAACAGGTTTCATCTTGCaagcaacgtgccgcacgagaacCGAATCGAATTTGTCCAGAAGCCTGCCCTGGTCACGGTGGCTGTTATACCGCTTACTAACAGTGCGAAAGCCAGGTTACTTGACCCGTATCGCAGGAGGGGCGACGAGAACGGCAGCGCGACTTACACGATGAAGTCGCACTTCTACAGCTGCCTTTTCTGGAACAACACGGAACAAGCGTACTCGAGTTCAGGATGCCGCGTTCTCGCGGATTCTGACGAACAGTTTGTTCACTGCGCTTGCGAGCACAACTCCATTTTCGCGGGCGGATTGTTCATCGCTCCGCACCCGATCGACTTCACCGATTTGGGCTTCCTTCTGTTGACCATGTCGAGCAACGTCGTGATGACCGTAATTATATCAGCGGTGTGGCTCGTCTATTTGCTGGTCATGGTGTGGGCCGCGAAGCAAGACGCGCTAGACGAAGGCGCCGCGGGCATAGAGTACCTCGCAGAGAACGAGCAGGACGATGCGTTTGGCTATCTGGTATCTGTCTACACGTGGTTCCTCAAGGGCTCTGGGACCACGAGCCGAGTGCTTCTCGTTGTCCACGGGTCTGACGATGAATCCCGTGAAGTGGTCCTTCGCGACGGCGCGCGAAACCCATTGGCGCTTCAGGCCGGTGGCCGAGACTGGTACTTTCTAAGCCATCCGTCAAGCCTTGGAGATGTTGAGGTCATTTCTTTGACCCTGGAGCTGAAGGGCTACGAGAGCTCCTGGCACTTGAGTACAGTTGTCGTGAGGGACCTTCAAACGGCCTCACAGGTGGTTTTCATCGTCGACGACGTGCTGACTCCGGACGCATACAAAGGAGCTTCGACCTTTACCCTCCACGTTGCCGACGAGGGGAGTCTTCGCAACCCGTGGCGAATCTTCACCGCCAGAATCATCCGCTACTTTCGTGAGGAGCACCTCATCTTCAGCATTTTCAGCCGCTTGCCGACCAGCAATTTCACTCGCAAGCAGCGTGCCTCGCTGGCCCTGCTGCTCGTCACCACGGGCATGATGGTGAGCCTCATGTTCTACGGCCTGGACGCCGACGAAGAGGAATACTTCAACTGGCGTATCTTCTACACACTACTCGAGTTACCAACGCGGCGGGAGCTCGTCATTGCCCTGCAGTCAACAATCCTCGTCACGCCATTCGCATTCCTGGTCGTCTTTCTCTTAGAGAAGTCCCGGCCACTGGCATTTCGACGAAAGCCTACAGTGCCCAAGGTGTACGTCGAAGACGTAGTGGAAGACTGGGTTCACGACACGGACACGTCTACCAATTCAGCCAAAACGGGAAAGGTGCCCAGGGAGCGTCTGACGAGCAATGTGCAGCTGCCGCTGTTCCCAACCTGGGTCTCCGTATTCGCCTGGCTCCTCTGTTTGTCAGCTTCCCTGGTCGCCTCGGTGCTCGTCATACTCTACGGCTTGACGTACGGTTACCGTCGAAGTCTGTCGTGGGTGCGCTGCAACTTCATCAACATGCTCCTGGGTGAATTTGTGGTGAGCCCGCTGAAGATCCTGTGCCTTTCGGCAGTCATGGCTTGCGTGCTGAAGGCGCCTGTAGAGATGGAGAATATACCGGTGCGCTTTATCGAATAG